A part of Brassica rapa cultivar Chiifu-401-42 chromosome A05, CAAS_Brap_v3.01, whole genome shotgun sequence genomic DNA contains:
- the LOC103869513 gene encoding protein TIC 62, chloroplastic encodes MEGTSFLRGQPLTTVPSLPRKRFLLQGWKSNQIVRFSGLKNQSDSRKSRSFFDLSLRASDKGPIKASSAVTDASPTNSEFKEQDIVFVAGATGKVGSRTVRELLKLGFRVRAGVRSAQRAKGLVQSVKDMNTDEGTQPVEKLEVVECDLEKKDSIQPALGNASVVICCIGASEKEISDITGPYRIDYLATKNLVDAATSAKVNNFILVTSLGTNKFGFPAAILNLFWGVLCWKRKAEEALIASGLNYAIVRPGGMERPTDAYKETHNLTLALDDTLFGGQVSNLQVAELLACMAKNPQLSCSKIVEVVAETTAPLTPIEKLFEKIPSKRPYVPPPKESVAAKEVPPVPAEPVKQESVAAKVVTPVPAEPITKEPTAPKEDEAPAQVKEVKPRPLSPYAAYEDLKPPTSPIPATALGATKAKEVDATPVPEVEATQAPVEAANVAPPPENPVEVNVPVVEEVKQVEEKKERPLSPYASYENLKPPSSPTPKASGIQKSDTLAPIPTDSDTGESSTVATTVTEEAEAPPAIPKMRPLSPYAAYADLKPPTSPTPASTGPKKTAPAEEISELPGGNDVLQTVDGSVITTESASVPETETVNSVTDTSLTPEESAADQPKPRPLSPYTMYEDMKPPTSPLPSPVINH; translated from the exons ATGGAAGGAACTAGTTTTCTCCGAGGGCAGCCTCTAACAACAGTACCCTCTCTTCCCAGAAAAAGGTTCCTCCTCCAAGGATGGAAGAGCAATCAGATTGTCAGGTTTTCAGGTTTGAAGAATCAATCCGATTCTCGAAAGTCAAGGTCTTTCTTCGATCTTAGCCTCAGAGCTTCAG ACAAAGGTCCCATAAAGGCAAGCTCTGCCGTAACTGATGCAAGCCCCACGAACTCAGAATTCAaggaacaagacattgtctttgTAGCTGGTGCTACCGGTAAAGTTGGTTCTAGGACTGTAAG GGAGCTACTGAAGCTCGGATTCCGAGTAAGAGCTGGAGTTCGAAGCGCTCAGAGAGCAAAAGGTCTTGTGCAG AGTGTTAAGGATATGAACACAGATGAAGGAACTCAAC CTGTAGAAAAGCTTGAAGTTGTGGAATGTGACTTGGAGAAGAAAGACTCAATACAGCCTGCACTGGGGAATGCATCTGTGGTTATATGCTGCATAGGTGCTAGCGAGAAAGAAATATCCGATATCACCGGCCCTTACAGGATTGATTACTTAGCCACCAAAAACCTTGTTGATGCTG CAACATCTGCAAAAGTTAATAACTTCATCTTGGTGACATCCTTGGGGACAAACAAATTTGGATTCCCTGCTGCTATTCTCAA TCTGTTCTGGGGAGTTCTTTGCTGGAAGAGAAAAGCTGAAGAAGCCTTGATTGCAAGTGGTCTCAACTACGCA ATAGTTAGGCCTGGAGGAATGGAGAGACCAACTGATGCATACAAGGAGACTCATAATCTCACTCTTGCTCTAGATGATACATTGTTTGGTGGTCAGGTCTCTAATCTCCAG GTTGCAGAATTGCTTGCTTGTATGGCTAAGAACCCTCAGCTTTCTTGCTCTAAGATTGTGGAAGTAGTTGCTGAAACAACTGCACCATTAACTCCTATTGAAAAGCTTTTTGAAAAGATTCCTTCAAAACGTCCTTATGTGCCTCCACCAAAG GAATCAGTTGCAGCGAAAGAGGTTCCACCAGTTCCTGCTGAGCCTGTCAAGCAAGAATCAGTTGCAGCCAAAGTGGTAACTCCAGTTCCTGCTGAGCCTATCACTAAAGAGCCAACAGCTCCCAAGGAGGATGAAGCACCTGCCCAAGTAAAAGAAGTGAAACCTAGGCCGTTGTCTCCTTATGCTGC CTATGAAGACTTGAAACCTCCAACATCTCCTATTCCGGCCACAGCACTTGGTGCCACCAAAGCTAAGGAGGTGGATGCAACTCCAGTTCCGGAGGTGGAGGCAACTCAGGCTCCTGTTGAGGCCGCCAATGTAGCTCCACCACCAGAAAATCCTGTTGAGGTCAATGTCCCAGTAGTAGAAGAAGTGAAACAGGTTGAGGAAAAGAAAGAGAGGCCTCTTTCTCCTTATgctag CTATGAGAATCTAAAACCACCTTCATCACCCACTCCTAAAGCTTCTGGTATCCAGAAGAGCGATACTTTGGCGCCTATTCCAACAGATTCTGATACTGGTGAAAGCTCAACAGTTGCAACAACTGTCACTGAGGAGGCAGAAGCACCACCAGCCATACCAAAAATGAGACCTCTTTCTCCTTATGCAGC TTACGCAGACCTGAAACCACCAACCTCACCAACTCCTGCATCAACCGGTCCCAAGAAAACAGCACCTGCAGAAGAAATCTCAGAGTTGCCTGGAGGCAATGATGTGCTGCAAACGGTTGATGGTAGTGT GATCACGACTGAATCTGCTTCTGTGCCAGAGACAGAAACTGTTAACAGTGTGACAGACACTTCCCTTACCCCAGAAGAAAGTGCAGCTGATCAGCCAAAGCCAAGACCATTGTCACCTTACACAAT GTATGAGGACATGAAGCCTCCAACATCACCTCTTCCATCTCCGGTCATAAATCATTAG
- the LOC103869514 gene encoding 30S ribosomal protein S17, which translates to MKPVIGTVVSNKMQKSVVVAVDRLFHNKLYNRYVKRTSKFMAHDETNACNIGDRVKLDPSRPLSKHKNWIVAEIIKKARIYSPQAAAAAALSFSAAKAPSESSVPPVSSS; encoded by the exons ATGAAGCCGGTGATAGGTACGGTGGTGTCGAACAAGATGCAGAAGTCGGTGGTGGTAGCCGTGGACAGACTCTTCCACAACAAACTCTACAATCGCTACGTCAAGCGTACTTCGAAGTTTATGGCTCACGACGAGACGAACGCCTGTAACATCGGCGATCGA GTGAAGTTGGATCCTTCGAGGCCATTGAGCAAGCATAAGAATTGGATTGTTGCTGAAATCATAAAGAAAGCACGAATCTATTCTCCAcaggctgctgctgctgctgctctcAGTTTCTCAGCTGCAAAAGCTCCCTCTGAGTCTTCGGTTCCCCCTGTTTCATCTTCCTAA
- the LOC103869516 gene encoding phospholipase A-2-activating protein yields the protein MMDIDFNEYKLRCELRGHDDDVRGICVCTDEHIATSSRDRTIRVWSLDSDNKRKYSPSKILLGHTSFVGPLAWISPNEEYPEGRLVSGSMDTSVFVWNLVNGEIVQALKGHKMQVTGVTLDNEDIVSSSVDQTLKRWRNGQLVESWEAHQSPIQAVLRLPSGELVSGSSDTTLKLWKGNTSLRTFAGHADTVRGLAVMPDLGFLSASHDGSIRLWALSGEVLLEMVGHTSIVYSVDAHASGLIVSGSEDRHAKIWKDGVCVQSLEHPGCVWDAKFLENGDIVTACSDGVARVWTVRDGMIADQMEIDAFDSQLSQYKLSRKKVGGMKLDELPGLDALTLPGTSEGQTKVVREGDNGVAYVWNMKDQRWDKIGEVVDGPEGVADRPLHDGVQYDFVFDVDIGDGEPIRKLPYNRSDNPYDAADKWLLKENLPLAYRQQIVEFILQNSGQKDFNFNPSFRDPFTGANAYVPGQSSHTAATTAKPLYKHIPKRGVLVFDVAQYDGILKKMTEFNNTLRSDPVHTDKSLTEVEISRVGAMVKILKDTSHYHATSFADIDISLILKVLQAWPPAMMFPATDLVRMLVLHPHGASLLIKHVEGNNDLLLDLIKKVTEDSALPANLLTTVRVLVNLFKNPSFHYWLQRHHSQILDAFSNCYSSPNKNLQLAYSTLLLNYAVLLIEKKDQEGQAQVLSAALQIAEEEGADVDSKFRSLVAIGSLMLEGQVKKIAIDFEVESIAKSAKASKEAKIVEVGADIDLVIRQP from the exons ATGATGGATATCGATTTCAACGAATACAAGCTCAGGTGCGAGCTCCGTGGCCACGATGACGAT GTCCGTGGAATATGTGTGTGCACTGACGAGCATATAGCTACCTCGTCAAGAGACAGAACCATTAGGGTATGGTCACTTGATTCTGATAATAAGCGAAAGTATTCACCTTCCAAGATTCTTCTGGGTCATACGAGCTTCGTTGGGCCGCTTGCATGGATCTCTCCCAACGAGGAGTATCCTGAAGGAAGGCTCGTCTCTGGGAGCATGGATACTTCCGTTTTCGTTTGGAACCTGGTAAATGGAGAGATTGTTCAGGCATTGAAGGGTCATAAGATGCAAGTCACTGGTGTTACTCTTGATAACGAGGACATTGTTTCATCTTCTGTTGATCA AACTCTGAAACGATGGAGAAACGGCCAGCTTGTTGAATCTTGGGAGGCACACCAGTCGCCTATTCAGGCAGTGTTGAGATTGCCGTCTGGTGAGCTCGTTTCTGGTTCAAGTGATACCACTCTCAAACTCTGGAAGGGAAACACAAGTCTACGAACTTTTGCTGGGCATGCAG ACACTGTTAGAGGATTAGCCGTGATGCCTGATTTAGGATTTCTTTCAGCATCACATGATGG cTCAATCAGGCTCTGGGCTCTAAGTGGCGAAGTTCTTTTGGAGATGGTTGGGCACACCTCCATTGTTTACTCGGTTGACGCTCATGCATCTGGCCTTATTGTTAGTGGGAGTGAAGATCGCCATGCCAAAATATGGAAAG ATGGAGTATGCGTTCAGAGTCTGGAACACCCAGGCTGTGTCTGGGATGCCAAGTTCCTGGAGAACGGAGACATTGTGACTGCATGTTCAGATGGAGTGGCTCGTGTCTGGACAGTACGTGATGGCATGATTGCAGATCAAATGGAGATTGATGCCTTTGATTCCCAACTTTCTCAGTATAAACTGAGCAG GAAAAAGGTTGGGGGAATGAAACTTGACGAGCTGCCGGGGCTTGATGCTCTGACTTTACCAG GTACCAGTGAAGGCCAGACAAAAGTCGTAAGGGAGGGAGACAATGGTGTTGCTTATGTATGGAATATGAAGGATCAGAGATGGGACAAA ATTGGTGAGGTTGTTGATGGGCCAGAGGGTGTGGCTGACCGTCCTCTCCACGATGGAGTACAGTATGATTTTG ttTTCGATGTTGACATTGGTGATGGGGAACCTATCCGAAAGCTTCCTTACAATCGATCAG ACAATCCGTATGATGCAGCTGACAAATGGCTTCTAAAAGAGAATCTTCCCCTCGCATATCGGCAGCAGATTGTTGAATTTATATTACAGAACTCTGGGCAGAAGGACTTCAATTTTAATCCATCTTTCCGTGATCCCTTCACGGGCG CAAATGCTTATGTGCCTGGGCAGTCATCTCATACAGCTG CAACTACGGCAAAACCCTTATACAAGCACATTCCAAAA AGAGGTGTACTAGTTTTCGATGTTGCTCAATATGATGGGATCCTGAAAAAGATGACAGAGTTCAACAATACTCTACGATCTGATCCA GTACATACTGACAAGTCCCTGACAGAAGTTGAAATATCCAGAGTGGGCGCAATGGTGAAAATACTCAAGGACACATCACATTACCATGCTACCAGTTTTGCTGACATTGATATTTCTTTGATTTTGAAAGTGTTACAAGCATGGCCACCTGCGATGATGTTTCCTG CTACCGATTTAGTCAGGATGCTCGTTTTGCATCCTCATGGAGCAAGTCTACTTATCAAGCATGTGGAAGGCAACAATG ATCTGCTTCTGGATCTTATAAAGAAAGTCACAGAAGATTCGGCTCTACCTGCAAATCTTCTAACAACTGTTCGTGTCCTTGTTAATCTATTCAAGAATCCTTCATTTCATTACTGGCTACAGAGGCATCATAGTCAA ATTCTTGATGCCTTCTCAAACTGTTATTCATCCCCAAATAAGAATCTGCAGTTGGCATATTCGACATTGCTTCTCAA ttatGCAGTGCTATTAATAGAAAAGAAGGATCAAGAAGGCCAAGCTCAAGTCCTTTCAGCAGCATTGCAG ATTGCAGAAGAGGAAGGTGCAGATGTTGATTCCAAGTTCCGGAGTTTGGTAGCAATCGGCTCGCTG ATGCTTGAAGGCCAGGTGAAGAAGATAGCAATAGATTTTGAGGTGGAGAGCATTGCGAAATCAGCAAAGGCATCTAAGGAAGCTAAGATTGTGGAAGTTGGTGCTGATATCGATCTTGTAATTCGCCAACCTTAG
- the LOC103869515 gene encoding transcription termination factor MTEF1, chloroplastic, with amino-acid sequence MRIKNQRRNLSMATVTASLRLQPLSSLSSSSSPPPSSRPLYLKFHTSHRENLRYLSSLGVIPQNPRLAPPVDNLPAILSAVNFLKSKGISDGDFPRLVYLCPQLFSPTFSISETDPVFDFLAGELGASAAESRGLIVNCPSLLLSDVEYCLRPTLVYLKELGVKNLNRASKTNAHVLNTRMEKLRAKVRFLKSIGFEHEEAARVCGRIPAIFGYSVEDNLRPKFEFLVYDMERELEELKKFPQYFGFSLGRRIKPRHWHLKKKGVRVSLSRLLMWGDHKFYSKWKP; translated from the coding sequence ATGAGGATAAAGAATCAACGACGGAATCTATCTATGGCTACTGTAACCGCTTCGCTTCGTCTTCAACCTCTATCATCACTCTCCTCGTCTTCCTCTCCTCCTCCAAGCTCGAGACCTCTCTATCTCAAGTTTCACACCTCACACCGCGAAAATCTAAGATACCTCTCGTCTCTCGGCGTAATCCCTCAGAATCCAAGACTCGCTCCTCCGGTGGACAACCTTCCGGCGATCCTCTCCGCCGTGAACTTCCTAAAATCAAAAGGAATCTCCGACGGAGACTTCCCTCGCCTCGTCTACCTCTGCCCGCAGCTCTTCTCTCCGACTTTCTCCATCTCCGAAACCGATCCCGTCTTCGATTTCCTCGCCGGCGAGCTCGGAGCCTCCGCCGCGGAATCCAGAGGACTGATCGTGAACTGCCCGAGCCTCCTCCTCTCCGACGTGGAGTACTGCTTGAGGCCGACGCTGGTTTACCTCAAGGAGCTGGGGGTGAAGAATCTGAACAGAGCGAGCAAGACGAACGCGCACGTGCTCAACACGAGGATGGAGAAGCTGAGAGCGAAGGTGAGGTTTCTCAAGAGCATAGGGTTTGAGCACGAGGAAGCGGCGAGAGTGTGTGGGAGGATCCCGGCGATATTTGGGTACAGTGTGGAGGATAACTTGAGGCCCAAGTTTGAGTTTTTGGTTTATGATATGGAGAGAGAGTTGGAGGAGTTGAAGAAGTTTCCGCAGTACTTTGGGTTTAGCTTGGGGAGGAGGATAAAGCCGAGGCATTGGCATTTGAAGAAGAAGGGCGTTAGGGTTTCGCTTAGTAGATTGTTGATGTGGGGTGATCACAAGTTCTATTCCAAGTGGAAACCATGA
- the LOC103869511 gene encoding RING-H2 finger protein ATL65, which yields MLIYVKPFTEKLCFRVFLCFFTKTTMRFAAPPPRSGDISPSPSPAASPSLSPYSGVPEEILSPSSDPPLQFSPPLIAMVVVLAAAFLFVTYSRLISRRFLSPLFRRFRRWRHRRRRLLHLSSASNSSSDLRSFSPFPFDSFHYSSYSPYGLDESVIKTLPLFLYSAAACTGKSLSPATAVGKTPAAVDCAVCLLEFEEGDYVRTLPLCFHAFHLECIDEWLRSHPNCPLCRTAILRSGVVATTSPFVPLMAPRIRPSLDEESDAIVIRTETPPRSNNNLNATATVTDDQEITAAAVEDQSPAISRFRELKRSYSFDYDREESASERVTMEPATVSPWRYRRSTWIKQRQSPFGNLKSRVFSLRYHRSTKSPFSRRRSGVFFPISERIPATGSSSSRRTKSMTSPRFFRTAPHSSSRLRCGDPEALLSPERWRRRDTCRVDM from the coding sequence ATGCTCATTTACGTTAAACCTTTCACTGAGAAACTCTGTTTCAGagtctttctttgtttttttaccAAAACAACCATGCGATTCGCGGCACCACCCCCGCGCTCCGGCGATATCTCACCTTCTCCTTCGCCAGCTGCTTCACCGTCTCTTTCACCGTATTCAGGAGTACCAGAGGAGATTCTTTCTCCTTCCTCTGATCCTCCTTTACAGTTTAGCCCCCCTTTGATCGCCATGGTGGTGGTTTTAGCCGCCGCTTTTCTTTTCGTGACCTACTCTCGCCTCATCTCCCGCCGATTCCTCTCGCCTCTCTTCCGCCGCTTCCGACGGTGGCGACATCGTCGGCGCCGTCTCCTCCACCTATCCTCTGCTTCAAACTCATCCTCCGATCTCCGATCCTTTTCCCCTTTCCCTTTCGACTCTTTTCACTACTCCTCCTACTCACCTTACGGACTAGACGAGTCAGTCATCAAAACGCTGCCTCTGTTTCTCTACTCCGCCGCCGCTTGCACCGGGAAGAGCCTTTCTCCTGCCACCGCGGTGGGGAAAACTCCCGCCGCCGTGGACTGCGCCGTTTGTTTGTTGGAGTTCGAGGAAGGAGATTACGTGCGGACGCTTCCGTTGTGCTTCCATGCTTTCCACCTTGAGTGCATCGACGAGTGGCTCCGATCTCACCCTAACTGTCCTCTCTGCCGCACTGCGATTCTCCGATCCGGCGTCGTTGCGACTACCTCGCCGTTCGTTCCCTTGATGGCTCCTAGAATCCGTCCAAGCCTCGATGAAGAGAGTGACGCGATCGTCATCCGCACCGAAACTCCGCCGCGgagtaataataatttaaacgCAACCGCGACGGTTACAGACGATCAGGAGATCACAGCGGCGGCGGTGGAAGATCAATCACCGGCAATTTCTAGATTCAGGGAGCTGAAGAGATCTTACTCGTTCGATTACGATAGGGAGGAATCAGCATCAGAGAGAGTGACGATGGAGCCAGCGACGGTTTCTCCGTGGAGATACCGGAGATCCACGTGGATCAAGCAGCGTCAATCTCCGTTCGGAAACCTGAAATCGAGAGTGTTCTCGTTACGTTACCACAGAAGTACGAAATCGCCGTTTTCGCGGCGGCGATCGGGAGTGTTCTTCCCGATATCGGAGCGGATTCCGGCGACGGGAAGCTCATCGTCGCGGCGGACGAAATCGATGACGAGTCCGAGGTTCTTTAGAACGGCACCGCACTCGTCGAGCCGGTTAAGATGCGGAGATCCAGAGGCGTTGTTATCGCCGGAGAGGTGGAGGAGGAGGGACACGTGTAGGGTAGATATGTAA
- the LOC103869510 gene encoding proteasome assembly chaperone 2 has product MEFVVEEGKLVHEECSTLILPALSIGNVGQLAVDLLVSSTAAERVGYLDDLNLLPCVGNDAYGPLPCGDIALPLEVYESSSTATTLAQQRSPVAKGMMIKFAENIAEFAASNGKKDVIVLASLDFQRLHNLDLSRGPQVYYLSNTESDGRDDHCERLGFGRLGEYDPEGRCWKYLSSVFDKNNKEELSFPSEDELEDIDYYPSLPFAALFSAFKARGLKVTCLLCYCSEGDNIPDAFLLAEAASKLTGLTPDKFHGEEGGKWRIPYSWKSMYGAPPDMSMF; this is encoded by the exons ATGGAGTTTGTAGTTGAAGAAGGAAAGCTAGTTCATGAAGAATGCTCGACTTTGATTCTA CCTGCATTGTCAATTGGGAACGTAGGGCAGCTGGCTGTTGATCTTCTAGTGTCATCTACGGCTGCAGAGAGAGTTGGTTATCTAGATGATCTCAATCTCCTTCCTTGTGTTGGCAATGACGCTTATGGCCCTCTTCCTTGTGGTGATATTGCTCTTCCTCTCGAGG TTTATGAGTCATCTTCAACTGCTACTACTCTTGCTCAGCAAAGGTCTCCTGTTGCAAAG GGAATGATGATTAAATTTGCGGAGAATATAGCAGAGTTTGCTGCTTCAAATGGAAAGAAAGATGTTATTGTGCTTGCTAGTTTAGACTTCCAGAGGCTGCACAACTTGGATTTGTCAAG AGGCCCACAGGTGTATTATCTGTCTAACACTGAATCTGATGGAAGAGATGATCACTGTGAAAGGCTCGGGTTTGGAAGATTGGGCGAGTATGATCCAGAAGGAAGATGTTGGAAGTATCTTAGCTCTGTCTTTGACAAGAACAATAAAGAAGAGCTGTCTTTCCCTTCAGAAGATGAGCTTGAAGACATAGACTACTACCCAAGCTTGCCATTTGCTGCTCTTTTCTCAGCTTTTAAG GCAAGAGGCTTGAAGGTGACATGCCTGCTATGTTACTGTTCTGAAGGAGACAACATTCCTGATGCATTCCTCCTAGCAGAGGCTGCATCTAAGCTTACGGGTTTAACTCCTGACAAGTTCCAtg GGGAAGAAGGTGGGAAGTGGCGGATACCGTATTCGTGGAAGAGTATGTATGGAGCTCCTCCTGATATGTCCATGTTTTAA